From a region of the Acinetobacter calcoaceticus genome:
- a CDS encoding zinc-dependent alcohol dehydrogenase: MRALTYHGAEDVRVETVADPIIQEPDDIILRVTATAICGSDLHLYRGKIPKTEHGDIFGHEFMGVVEEVGPAVTQVKKGDRVIVPFVIACGECFYCQLDLTAACEKTNTGRGAIINKKQIPPGAALFGYSHLYGGIPGGQAEYVRVPKANKGPFKVPTSLSDEKVLFLTDILPTAWQAVTNAQVKRGSTVAIYGAGPVGLLSAACAKMLGAEKIFMVDHNQYRLEYAATTYGAIPVNFEEVDAAEYIIQNTDNYRGVDAVIDAIGFEAKGSIIETALTTLKLEGSSGAALRQCIAAVRRGGVVSVPGVYAGPIHGFLFGDAFDKGLTFKMGQTHVHQYLPQLLEHIERGELTPEAIITHRMKLEDAAEGYRIFNKREEDCRKVILIP; encoded by the coding sequence ATGCGCGCTCTTACCTATCACGGTGCCGAAGATGTCCGAGTTGAAACGGTCGCGGACCCTATTATTCAAGAACCAGATGACATTATTTTAAGAGTAACAGCAACCGCAATATGTGGTTCTGACCTACATTTATATCGAGGAAAAATTCCAAAGACTGAACATGGAGATATCTTTGGTCATGAGTTTATGGGAGTTGTAGAGGAAGTTGGCCCCGCCGTTACCCAAGTGAAAAAGGGTGATCGTGTGATTGTTCCTTTTGTGATTGCTTGTGGCGAATGTTTCTATTGCCAACTCGACCTGACTGCTGCATGTGAAAAAACCAATACAGGGCGCGGTGCAATTATTAATAAAAAACAAATTCCACCCGGTGCAGCTTTATTTGGCTATAGCCACTTATACGGCGGTATTCCCGGTGGCCAAGCAGAATATGTGCGTGTGCCAAAAGCCAATAAAGGTCCTTTTAAAGTACCAACCTCATTGTCAGATGAAAAAGTACTTTTCTTGACTGATATTTTGCCGACTGCTTGGCAGGCAGTGACCAATGCCCAAGTCAAACGTGGCTCAACCGTTGCTATTTATGGTGCTGGTCCAGTTGGGCTATTAAGTGCTGCTTGTGCCAAGATGTTAGGTGCAGAAAAAATATTTATGGTTGATCACAATCAATATCGATTGGAATATGCGGCTACCACTTATGGGGCTATTCCAGTCAATTTTGAAGAAGTAGATGCTGCTGAATATATTATTCAAAATACAGACAACTACCGTGGTGTAGATGCGGTGATTGATGCGATTGGTTTCGAGGCGAAAGGTAGCATCATTGAAACTGCGCTAACAACTCTCAAACTTGAAGGCTCAAGTGGGGCTGCTTTACGCCAATGTATTGCAGCGGTTCGCCGTGGTGGTGTGGTGAGTGTACCGGGTGTATATGCAGGACCGATTCATGGTTTCTTATTTGGCGATGCTTTTGATAAAGGCTTGACCTTTAAAATGGGGCAGACCCATGTTCATCAATATTTACCACAACTATTAGAACATATTGAGCGTGGTGAATTAACACCTGAAGCTATCATTACTCACCGCATGAAATTAGAAGATGCCGCAGAGGGATATCGTATTTTTAATAAAAGAGAAGAGGACTGCCGTAAGGTAATTCTGATCCCTTAA